GTAGCCTGTGGATTTTTGGAGTTTGCCGTCTCTTCTGTGTGCCCACTTTCGGCCCGGTATTTTCTAAGCCCCGCCAAAGGGGGATCCCTGCCCCCTCCAGGCACTCACATGATGGACATTGCCTTCAGATGGACTGAGCATATCATACACGTGAGTGCCGGGTTTCCCCCTTTTGGCGGGACCAAGAAAATGTGCGGGCCTGCCGCTCACGGCACACAGAAGAGACGGCAAACTCTTATGTAGGCAATTTCACTTTCTGTGTCGAAGAGCCTTCGAGGTGGTGCCTGTATGTGTTAAGATGTTAATGTGATTCTTGACATGTGTACGTTCCTTCTGAATTCTGGGCACAACCGCGGAATATATATAGCCGCCCCGCCTCAAGCCGTCCCGGCTGGCTGCCCTCCCGCATGGATTCCTCTGGGCGGGGAGGCGGGCCTCTGAGACCCTTGCTCATATCCAGACCTTTGACCCTGCTCCCGACCGCAACCTGGAGCCGCCCGGTCCCATATAAATGGCACATGGTTTGCATTTTGACTTGAGAAGATGAAAGAGGTCACTGCGGCACCGGATGTGATGGTGCCGCATTCGGTTGTGTGCGCCGAGAATGAAATGTCGGAAGAGGACGGCAAACCAGGCGAGGAGGTATCTATGTCCCAGGAAGCACAAAATGTTTTGGTTATCGGCGGGGTCGCATGCGGGCCCAAGACTGCGGCTCGAGTCAAGCGCTTGCAGCCCAAGGCCAATGTGACCCTGATTGAAAAGACCGGGAATGTGTCCTTCGGGGCCTGCGGGATTCCCTATTACCTCGAAGGGCACTGCGAGAGCGTGGACACCCTGTACGAGACCCCGGTGGGAGTGAAGCGCACTCCGGATTTTTTTCAGAAGACAAAGGGGTTCACAGTCCAGGTCAACACCGAGGCCCAGTCCATCGACCGGGAGAACAAACAGGTCAAGGTCAAGGACCACAGCTCAGGACAGGAGCGGGACATGGCCTACGACAAGCTCGTGCTGGCCACCGGCTCCAGGCCCTTTGTTCCCCCGATCCCGGGGATCGACAAACAGAATATATGGTCTATCAAGTCCTCGGAGGATGCTGAGGGCGTGGCCGCCTCCATTGATCCGCCGGAGGGAAAGAAGGCGGTGATCATCGGGGCCGGGCTGATCGGGGTGGAAATGGCCGAGGCCCTCAAACAGCGGGGCATGGAGGTGACCATTGTGGAGATGTTCGATCAGATCATGCCCCAGATCCTGGATTACGACCTGGCCACCCTGGCAGCCAAGCACATCCGGTCCAACGGGGTGAACCTGGCCCTGGGCGAGCAGGTGGTGGGATTTACCGGTCAGGACAAGGTAACCGGGGTACAGACCAAGAACACCACCTTTGATGCCGATGTGGTCATCGTTTCCGTCGGGGTCCGGCCCAACGACGAGCTGGCCCGGGAGGCGGGCCTGGAATGCCATCCCAAGGGCGGGATCCGCATCAACTGCCACGGCCAGACCAGCGACCCTGAGATTTACGCCGGAGGGGACTGCGCCATCAACGACTCCATCCTGAGCTATCTGTGTGCCGAGCTGTACGTCCCCCTGGGCTCCACAGCCAACAAGCACGGACGGGTGATCGCCAATCATATCTGCGGCCAGACCACCCCATTCTCCGGAGTGATGAGCACCAGCATCTGCAAGGTCTTCGGCATGACCCTGGGGCGGACCGGCATCAGCCATAAGCAGGCCGAGAATCTTGGCTATCAGGTGGAGAGCGCTTTATGGACCGGCCCGGACAAGCCCCATTACATGCCAGACGGCGGACCCATCTCCATCAAGCTGGTGGCCTCGAAGCGGAACCGGGCCCTGCTCGGGGCCCAGGTCCTGGGCACCGGGGATGCGGCCAAGCGTTTGGATGTGGCCACGGCAGCTGTCCATTTCAAGGCCAACCTGGACGATGTGGGGGCCATCGACATCAGCTACGCCCCGCCGTTCTCTCCGCCCATTGATCCGTTGATCACGGCCAGCCACGTGCTGACCAATAAGATGGACGGACTGGCCAACGGGCTGCTGCCCATGCAGGCCAAGGAGATCATGGATTCCGGAAAAGACATCATCCTCCTGGATGTGCGCACGCCCCAGGAGTTCGCGGCCATGCGCATGCCCGACGACCGGGTGGTGCACATCCCCTTGGGCCAGCTGCGGGAACGGTTGCAGGAGCTGCCCAAAGACAAGGATATCCTGGCCTTCTGCAAGGTGAGCATGCGGGGCTATGAAGCGCAGCGGGTCCTGCAGGACGCGGGATTCGACCGGGTATGGTTCATTGAAGGCGGGCTCGTGGGCTGGCCCTTTGAGGTGGAGATGTCGGGCTAGGGCTGAGCGGGGTACAAGAAAAGAAACCCCCAGACTCAGCAGACAGAGGACAGAGGACAGAAAGCAGAAGGTGATAAGAGAAAGAGAAAACACCCCCCATGGACTTCCCCCCTCGAGGGGGGGGGACTTGAGCCGCCAAGTACGGGCCAGAGTGCAACGTATCGTGCTTGTACGAGCAGGTGCCGAGACAGAGCTGAACGAGTAGCAGAGAGCAAACGTCCCAAGCCGTGGCTTCCCCCCGTCCCCCCTTGAGGGGGGTTGGGGGGTGTTTTCCTGCTTTTTTCTGTCTTCTGACGTCTGTTTTCTGTCCTCTGCTATTTGCTCAGCCCCCAAGAGGGCGAATGATTATTCGCCCCTACACTCGATCCGCCGGGTCCAGGACGTAATTCCGCCAGGCATTCCGTATTCCACCAAGCACCCTCCGGGGCGCAGGGCCCTCAGGGTCGGATTCCGACCACTTCCTTCTTTCCGTCCCCCCTTGAGGAGGGGTGGGGGGTCTTTCTTCTCTTTTCCGCCCTCCGCCCTCCGCCCTCTGATCTCCGATCTCTGACTTCTGACCTCTGCCCTCCGCCCTCTGATCTCCGATCTCCGACTTCCGACCTCTGACTTCTGATCTCTGACTTCTGATCTCTGACTTCTGATCTCTGACTTCTGATCTCTGACCTCCGACCTCTGACTTCCGACCTCTGATCTCCGCCCTCTGATCTCCGATCTCCGACTTCCGATCTCCGACTTCCGACCTCTGCCCTCCGTCACCAGCCCGGGGGGTGTTGGATCGGGATTGCTCCGACCCTATTCCTTAAGCTGATCCCGAGCCAGGAGATGGAAGAACTCCTGGCAGAACTTTCCGGATATGACGCTGAACAGGGAGAATCCGGGCGGGGGGGGCTGGTCCTCCCGTCCGGAGTACAAGGCCATGATCCGGGCCGAAAGCGTGTCCAGCTCTTGGGTGGTGTCCTTGTACACGGCGTCGGAGGACAGATCGCTCAATCTGCACTGAGCGGGGCGGGCGGCAAACAAAAGGCAGGCGTCATCCTTGAGCAGGGGGCAGGATGCCCCGGTTTGGGCGAAGAGGTCGGGCAGGGGACGATCCTCGTCGGTCTGCATTTCATCGGAGAGTGTTTGCAAAACGGCTGCTCCGAGGTTGGCCTTGTTGATGCATTCCTCCCGCTGGGCGCTGCTCAAACTGCTGTTCATGTTCTTCTGCACCACCACCGCCTCGGCCAGGCTGAGCCGGACCAGTCCGAAACAGCACCGGGTGTGGTCCCGTCCGCACCGGGGCAGGTCCGTGCCGGCCCGGGCCCCTATCTGGTTCAGAACCTCCAGGGTCTGCCGGGACAGGGCGGCAAGCCGATCATCACTGTCCGGGACCAGACAGGGCTGGCCGATGGTCAGCTCTCCTTCCTTTTTGCCCAAGGAGCGCAAGAGCCGCTTTTGGGCGTGTTCCGTAGGTTGGGCCCGGAGGCCGTTCATGACTCGTCTGGCCCGCTTGGCCCCCAGCCCCTTGCGCAGGAGGTAGGAGTAGACCACGGTGCCGGTCCGGCCGATGCCGTGCCGGCAGTGGACCAGTACCTTCTTGCCCAGATAGATGGCCTCATCCAGCCAGTTCAGGGCCTTTTCCAGCTCATCCATGTCCGGGGCCTGCTCGTCGGCAATGGGCAGATAGTAGACCTCAAACCCCTGTTCCCGCTCCAGCTGCACTAAGTCTTCGATCTCCAGACACAGATTCATGATGGCCTGAATAGACTGCTCCCCGATGCTGTGCAGCTCGGCATAGGACATGGGGGCGTGCCCCACGGCCAGATGCGGGGTGACCCAGTTCAAGGGGTAGGCATCCTGGGGCTTATCGTTTCGCTTAAACAGGGAGAAAATCATAGATGTGATCCACAATCTCGGCGGCTATGCGATTGACGTGTTCCTCAGACTCGATCCGCATATCCAAAAGGACGGTCTTGCCCAGGACAAAGCCCAGAATTTGAAGATTGGCGGTGCTTTCTGTCGGCCCCCGGCGATCGAACCAGGCTTCCAGCATATCCGCAGTCAAGCGCAAAGAAAAGCCGAACTTTTCCAGGACCGCGGAGATGATCCGCAAACGCTGCAGGCGTTGGATGTCCTGGCCGCCCCCGCCCTTGAAGCTGAAATGCAGATAGTTGTGCTCCATCGTCTCCGAGACGACTGCGTCCACAACCGCGAAATGATAGCCGAATCTGAGCATGGCGTGCACATAGTCCCGGGCCACGATGGCGTAGCTGCTGAACTGGGTCGATGTTTCCACAGCCGTGAAATGAGCGCCGCTCTTCTCGTAGGCGTCCCAGTCGTAGTGCAGGATTTGCGGGTTCCACTGGACTCCCTGGGAAGACAGCCCGGACCACAGGCTGCGCATGGGCTGGCTTGTGATCTGCTCCACAGTCACGGCCTTGGCCTTGTGACTGCCCAAGGCCAGTCCGCTGCCCACGTCCAACAGGTGCATGACCAGAGGCAGGGGGGACTCCAGGCGCTTGGCCCCGAAACGGTTCAGCCCCCGGCGGCCGACCAGGGAAAACATCTCCCTGACCCCGGCTTCATGGGCAAAGCGGACGATGTCGTGCAAGCTTCTGCAGCCCTGGATCCGGAAATCGTCCGTATCCGGCTGGCGAAGATGCAGGGCGGCGATAGGGGGCAGGGCCCTGTCCAGTCTGTCCTGGATCCCGGCCGGCGGGCCGGAAGGCGGGGAACGCCGGGTTTCTCCAGCAGAGTCGAAAAGGGCGCCGGACAAGACCAGACCCTGATCCGCATCCACGCTGATACGGGCATCGTCCTGGATCCCGGCCAGGCCGCTGACTCGGCAGATGACCGGAACCCCGGCCTCCCGGGCCACGGAGGCGAAGTGGCAGGCCGGACTTCCCTGTTCGGAGACCACGGCTCCCACCCGGTCCAAAGCCGGGGTCAGCTCCGGAGGCAAAGCGGAGACCAGGAGGATGCAGCCCAAAGGAAGCTGAAACGGGGATTCCCGGCTGTCCATGCGGTATGCGTTTCCCGAGGCCTGGCCGGAGCTGACCCACTGGCCCCGGCCCAAGACAGGGGCCTGATGGTCCTGGACAGGAGCAGAAGCCCGGGCGGGGTAGAAATGCAGGGGCCGGGACTGAACAATGACCACCCTCCGGTCGGGACCGAGGACCCATTCCACATCCTGGGCCGAGGAAAAGCCCCGGTCCAGGGCCTGTCCGGCCTGGTACAGGCTGTGCAGGACGTCCCGGTCCAGCTGGAACCGGCCCTCTTCTTCCACCTCCCACTGCCCGTTTCTGGTCATAAATCCGGCCCAGGCCTGATATGAGGACCCTGCCGCAAGCTCCTGCCCCTGGCCCCGGACCATGTAGGCATCCATTCTGAACGGATCGTGCTCCCGTCTGGTGTACAAGATCCCGCTGACCTCGGGCTCGAGCATGGGCATGATGACCACGGCCATTGGGGTCTGGCGGTCGGTATATCCCTGGCGGATGCGGTAGTAGAGGGCGTGGGCCGAGTATTTGCTGGCCAGGACCGAGGCATAGGCCTGCTCCCAGTCCTGGACCGGGACGTGCAGTGCGCTGTGGTATTGTCCGGCGAAAGAGGACTGGGCATCCTCGGCCCGGGCGCTGCTGCGCACGGCCAGAAGCGATTTGTCCATCTCCTGGGCCTGGAGGGAGGACTCCACGGCCCGGCGCAGCTCCCCGGGCAGCTCGGCCTCGTGTATCCGTTCCTGTATCCGCCGGCTGACCTGGTCGTATTCCCGGTCCGCATCCGGGCCGAGGCGGGCCAGTTCCCGGTCTATGAATTTCCGCAGGTCGTTGTGGGCCAGAAAGCTGTGGAAGGCCCGGGTGGTGACCACCACTCCAGGGGGAACGGGGAGGTTCAGGCTGGAGTGGATCACGGACAGGGCGGCTCCTTTCCCGCCGGCCAGCTCTTCGGCTGCCGGCTGGCTTAGGGCCTGGGCATAGGGAGGATCGAGGCAGGGTTCCTCTTCAGCCAGGGCCAGGCGGGCGTAAAAGGCGTACTTTTGCTGGTAGTTGGCCAGAAGGGAGTAGCGAACAGGGTGAAAGGCGGTCAGGCAGCCGGTCAGGGCCAGGGTCTCGGCGCACAGCTGTTCGCAGAGCTCCTTGATGTATTCCAGGTCGCAGGCCAGGTTCCGGTGTCTGATCTCCTCCAGCCTGGAAATGATCTCCAGGGCCTGCACGTCCCTGTGCCGCAGCTGTTCAAAGGCGGAATACTTCTTCTGGATCAGGCGGCCGGGGATGAAAAGCTGGTAGGTCCAGTTCTCGATAAGGTGCCGGGCCCCGGCCACGATCCTCTGGGCCGGGGACAACGGGTCCCTGCCCAGGGTTCTTTCCTGGGGCTGTCCGGTGTTCACGACTGCTCCATCTGCTCACAGACTGCTGCGACCTTTTCCTCCAGCTCGTTCTTGTCGATTGGCTTGACCAGGTACTCCTTGGCCCCCAGGTTCAGGGTCTCCCGGGCGGTCTCCAGGGTCGGATAGCCGGTGAGCATCAATACGCCGGTTTGGGGAGAGACGGAGCGCAGCTCTTTGAGCACGTCCACCCCGCTCATCTTTTTCAGCTTGATGTCCAAAATGGCCAGATGGACTGGATTGGTCCGAGCGTGCTCCAAGGCCTCGTGCTCTTCGGTGAACACCTGCACCGAGTGTCCTTTGCGCTCCAGGATCCTTTTGATCATCACCCCGGCGTCCAGAACATCGTCCAGGACGATAATATTGGCCATGCAATGTGCTCCTCTCGGTTGCCGGCCAGACCTTGATCCCAGGGCCCGGCCCGTCTTCACATCTTGTGTTTCAGCCCCATGCTGCTTTGGCCCGCCTTTGGGTCAGGGGCGGGTTGAGGCAGAAACAGGGGCGCATCCAGGGCAGTGCCCGTTATGTCCGGGTATGGGTCAGCTCCTCGCATTCCTCATCCGGCAGGGTCATCTCCCACAGGGGGAGCTCAACTAAGAAAACAGTTCCCGGACCGCTAGTGCTGGTCTCCATACCGGCCAGGTATTCCTTGGGGGCCGGACTGAGCACATTGATCCGCCCTCCATGATCCTTAATAATGCCAAAGGTCACGGACAGCCCCAGTCCAGTGCCCTTGCCCACCGGCTTGGTGGAGAAAAAAGGATCAAAAATCTTGTCCAGGACCTCCTGCTTGATCCCGGAGCCGGTGTCAGCCACAGTAATGGCTACCCGTCTTCTGTGGGCGCAGAGCTTGGTTGAGATCTTGATCTGCCCGTCGCTTTCAATGGCATCAAAGGCATTGTTGAACAGATTCATCCACACCTGCTTCAGCCGGTCCTTGTCGCCTTCAATCTCCGGAATATTAGGGTCAAAATCAGTTACGATCTTTACCCTGTTCAGGCTGAAAGTGTGTTCGACCAGGGATATAACTTCCCGAATAGACTGGTGGATATCCACATCACCCTTGGTAGTTGATGATTGCCTGGAAAATCCGAGCAGATCGGAGACAATACTGCTGCAGATCTTGGTTTGCTTTTCAACAATACGCAGATCCTCGGCCATCTGGGAATCACTGTCCACATCGTCCAGAAGCATCTGCACATAGCCGAGAATGATCCCCAGCGGTGTATTGATTTCATGAGCCACGCCCCCGGCCAGACGGCCAAGGTCTTCCATTTTCTGGGAATGGATGAGTCGTTCCTGGTACTGCTTGATAACTGTGATGTCCCTGGCAGCCAGGAGGAGACCAGAGATGACTCCCTGATCGTAGACCGGGACCTTGACGATGTGAAACCAGGTGGAAGTATGCCCCTGCCGGACACTGATTTCTTTGGACAGGGACTGGCCCGTTTGCAGGATCTGCATATCCTCGTGGTAGTTCTGGTCAGCTTGATACTCACTGAAAATAT
This DNA window, taken from Desulfovermiculus halophilus DSM 18834, encodes the following:
- a CDS encoding PEP/pyruvate-binding domain-containing protein, which translates into the protein MNTGQPQERTLGRDPLSPAQRIVAGARHLIENWTYQLFIPGRLIQKKYSAFEQLRHRDVQALEIISRLEEIRHRNLACDLEYIKELCEQLCAETLALTGCLTAFHPVRYSLLANYQQKYAFYARLALAEEEPCLDPPYAQALSQPAAEELAGGKGAALSVIHSSLNLPVPPGVVVTTRAFHSFLAHNDLRKFIDRELARLGPDADREYDQVSRRIQERIHEAELPGELRRAVESSLQAQEMDKSLLAVRSSARAEDAQSSFAGQYHSALHVPVQDWEQAYASVLASKYSAHALYYRIRQGYTDRQTPMAVVIMPMLEPEVSGILYTRREHDPFRMDAYMVRGQGQELAAGSSYQAWAGFMTRNGQWEVEEEGRFQLDRDVLHSLYQAGQALDRGFSSAQDVEWVLGPDRRVVIVQSRPLHFYPARASAPVQDHQAPVLGRGQWVSSGQASGNAYRMDSRESPFQLPLGCILLVSALPPELTPALDRVGAVVSEQGSPACHFASVAREAGVPVICRVSGLAGIQDDARISVDADQGLVLSGALFDSAGETRRSPPSGPPAGIQDRLDRALPPIAALHLRQPDTDDFRIQGCRSLHDIVRFAHEAGVREMFSLVGRRGLNRFGAKRLESPLPLVMHLLDVGSGLALGSHKAKAVTVEQITSQPMRSLWSGLSSQGVQWNPQILHYDWDAYEKSGAHFTAVETSTQFSSYAIVARDYVHAMLRFGYHFAVVDAVVSETMEHNYLHFSFKGGGGQDIQRLQRLRIISAVLEKFGFSLRLTADMLEAWFDRRGPTESTANLQILGFVLGKTVLLDMRIESEEHVNRIAAEIVDHIYDFLPV
- a CDS encoding FAD-dependent oxidoreductase; protein product: MSQEAQNVLVIGGVACGPKTAARVKRLQPKANVTLIEKTGNVSFGACGIPYYLEGHCESVDTLYETPVGVKRTPDFFQKTKGFTVQVNTEAQSIDRENKQVKVKDHSSGQERDMAYDKLVLATGSRPFVPPIPGIDKQNIWSIKSSEDAEGVAASIDPPEGKKAVIIGAGLIGVEMAEALKQRGMEVTIVEMFDQIMPQILDYDLATLAAKHIRSNGVNLALGEQVVGFTGQDKVTGVQTKNTTFDADVVIVSVGVRPNDELAREAGLECHPKGGIRINCHGQTSDPEIYAGGDCAINDSILSYLCAELYVPLGSTANKHGRVIANHICGQTTPFSGVMSTSICKVFGMTLGRTGISHKQAENLGYQVESALWTGPDKPHYMPDGGPISIKLVASKRNRALLGAQVLGTGDAAKRLDVATAAVHFKANLDDVGAIDISYAPPFSPPIDPLITASHVLTNKMDGLANGLLPMQAKEIMDSGKDIILLDVRTPQEFAAMRMPDDRVVHIPLGQLRERLQELPKDKDILAFCKVSMRGYEAQRVLQDAGFDRVWFIEGGLVGWPFEVEMSG
- a CDS encoding response regulator, whose product is MANIIVLDDVLDAGVMIKRILERKGHSVQVFTEEHEALEHARTNPVHLAILDIKLKKMSGVDVLKELRSVSPQTGVLMLTGYPTLETARETLNLGAKEYLVKPIDKNELEEKVAAVCEQMEQS
- a CDS encoding protein-tyrosine phosphatase family protein, encoding MIFSLFKRNDKPQDAYPLNWVTPHLAVGHAPMSYAELHSIGEQSIQAIMNLCLEIEDLVQLEREQGFEVYYLPIADEQAPDMDELEKALNWLDEAIYLGKKVLVHCRHGIGRTGTVVYSYLLRKGLGAKRARRVMNGLRAQPTEHAQKRLLRSLGKKEGELTIGQPCLVPDSDDRLAALSRQTLEVLNQIGARAGTDLPRCGRDHTRCCFGLVRLSLAEAVVVQKNMNSSLSSAQREECINKANLGAAVLQTLSDEMQTDEDRPLPDLFAQTGASCPLLKDDACLLFAARPAQCRLSDLSSDAVYKDTTQELDTLSARIMALYSGREDQPPPPGFSLFSVISGKFCQEFFHLLARDQLKE